A genomic region of Dreissena polymorpha isolate Duluth1 chromosome 4, UMN_Dpol_1.0, whole genome shotgun sequence contains the following coding sequences:
- the LOC127875887 gene encoding uncharacterized protein LOC127875887 → MGLEVRSAALLLQLLPLVLGYNETVSATYEGVPLNSPGWGGRYAENTTYDYHAFTLYENHTLLITVVDCEMESDKNGACLYDKLQIYDGINSSAPLIVEFCCYPTSARPSFKTTGSNAYLIFKSDATNNFRGFKFTVKSDGLTTTTSTTTTTTTPIPTTTTTVTTSTTTTTATTTLTTPSTTTTAPSTSMSTSLPVVSTAATSTAAPAGTTTTPPAAASTKQAEEHPDSEFPVAAVAGGVVGGLLLIALLSLLLCFLFAKKKKKKRPTSVTKSFGSKNMFFSRSTTVVSPDSGLGHGGPTLPPPETNIFDLDLPVAGGKGNTLPPLRPPIATAEAGRMSSTFLTHGNIGEIRTP, encoded by the exons ATGGGACTGGAAGTGAGAAGCGCCGCCTTGTTACTGCAGCTGCTTCCTCTCGTCCTCG GCTACAACGAGACAGTGAGTGCAACTTACGAAGGAGTGCCGTTGAATTCTCCAGGATGGGGCGGACGCTACGCAGA GAACACGACCTACGACTACCATGCGTTTACGCTCTACGAGAACCACACTCTGCTGATAACGGTGGTCGACTGTGAGATGGAAAGCGATAAGAATGGCGCTTGCCTTTATGACAAACTTCAGATATACGACG GTATCAACTCCTCCGCGCCACTTATAGTTGAGTTTTGCTGCTACCCGACATCCGCGCGACCGTCATTCAAAACGACCGGAAGTAACGCATACCTGATCTTTAAGTCCGATGCAACAAACAACTTCAGAGGTTTCAAATTCACCGTGAAATCTGATGGCTTGACAACAACGACATCTACAACAACAACGACCACTACCCCAATccccacaacaacaacaacggtgacaacatcaacaacaacaacaactgctaccACAACATTGACAACTCCatctacaacaacaacag CGCCGTCAACGAGCATGTCCACGTCGCTTCCGGTCGTATCCACAGCGGCAACCAGCACCGCTGCACCCGCTGGTACTACAACAACGCCTCCCGCAGCCGCCTCCACCAAGCAAGCGGAAG aacatcCGGACTCTGAGTTCCCAGTGGCCGCCGTGGCGGGCGGCGTCGTTGGTGGTCTGCTGCTGATCGCCCTCCTGTCGCTCCTGCTCTGCTTCCTCTTcgcaaagaagaagaagaagaaacgACCGACCAGCGTGACAAAATCGTTCGGCAGCAAAAACATGTTCTTCAGCCGATCTACAACTGTTGTCAGTCCGGACAGCGGCCTCGGACACGGTGGACCCACATTACCTCCGCCCGAGACGAACATATTTGATCTTGACCTTCCTGTGGCGGGTGGCAAGGGCAACACGCTGCCTCCGTTGAGACCGCCGATTGCCACCGCAGAGGCCGGAAGAATGTCGAGTACGTTTCTTACTCATGGCAACATAGGCGAAATACGAACGCCATAA